In the genome of Nitrospiria bacterium, the window ATCCGGACCGTGACGCTGGCCGCCTTCCAGGAGTACGCGGCCCGCATGCACGCGCACTGGGAAGGGTACCGCCAGGGAATCTTAAACGCGCTCGCCGACCCGACGTCCGCCGAGCGGATCGTGGCCGAACAAGATGGCGCCGTCGTGGGCGCCGTTATGTTATACCCGCCCGGAACGGTTTTTCCCCGCCCGGACGGCTCCCGGGTCACGATCGAGCACCCGGAAGCCCGCCTGCTCGCCGTCGCGCGGGCCGCGCGGGGCCGCGGTATCGGTAAGGCGCTGCTGCGCGAATGCATCCGGCGGGCCCGCCGCTCCGGCGCCGCGGCCCTGACCTTGCACACGAGCGATTTCATGGAAGTCGGCAGGCGCATGTACGAGGGGATGGGATTCGTGCGCGCGCCCGGGCTCGATTTTCATCCCTCCAAGGACCTGACGGTGATGGGCTACCGCCTCCCGCTCGGCGAGACGTCGCCCTCCGGACCCCCGCCGCCCGTTTCTTGACAGTCCGCTTGGGAAAAGAATATGATACTCGCTCACTTCTTCGAGGGTGAGCGATGGCCCTATCCCGATGGATCCGATCGGTCGTCTTGAC includes:
- a CDS encoding GNAT family N-acetyltransferase → MGKDFSLRDARESDREAIRTVTLAAFQEYAARMHAHWEGYRQGILNALADPTSAERIVAEQDGAVVGAVMLYPPGTVFPRPDGSRVTIEHPEARLLAVARAARGRGIGKALLRECIRRARRSGAAALTLHTSDFMEVGRRMYEGMGFVRAPGLDFHPSKDLTVMGYRLPLGETSPSGPPPPVS